A single Lolium perenne isolate Kyuss_39 chromosome 6, Kyuss_2.0, whole genome shotgun sequence DNA region contains:
- the LOC127307557 gene encoding F-box protein At4g22280, whose amino-acid sequence MFGDGRTTGRGGRGGDPTTGRGGRGRRRTPPMFVRSRAVGRTAREAAGRDRLSALSDDLLHRILGPLDARLAAGQCSLLSRRWRHVWATMPHVTLVGHASERFGDNLLLLRDGDNKLRALTLHSASTDHFAHQCRWLRHVASHGIRVLDIALGTADDVELPDCVFNCTTLEEITVSASAVRQVVAPKTICLPCLKKLHLRFMQLSDPSVADKLTSGCPALEELDLSRCSLGVFRVSSDTVKTLSVTACDYLEIHVSAPSIASLKLSVAGRVKLDAMPSQHLELLRFGSLLKDMMDKPATEGPTFSKMKSLYLGEWLVVDFYRPLAYFFNHAPNLAMLSLDQWKLYEENNGEISGPAYFRWKSTEKLNLPSVLSSDLEILRLRISKDDDAGEFSTLRRMLKEKTKPKEMEVVWF is encoded by the exons ATGTTTGGCGACGGTCGGACTACTGGGCGCGGCGGCAGGGGCGGCGATCCGACGACTGGGCGCGGCGGCAGAGGCCGCAGGCGAACTCCTCCTATG TTCGTCCGAAGCCGCGCTGTCGGCCGCACGGCGCGGGAGGCCGCGGGCCGCGACAGGCTAAGCGCGCTCTCCGACGACCTCCTGCACCGCATCCTGGGGCCCCTGGACGCGCGGCTGGCCGCGGGCCAGTGCAGCCTCCTGTCGCGCCGGTGGCGGCACGTGTGGGCGACCATGCCCCACGTCACCCTGGTCGGCCACGCCTCCGAGAGGTTCGGGGACAACCTGCTCCTCCTCCGCGACGGTGACAACAAGCTGCGTGCGCTCACCCTGCACAGCGCCAGCACGGACCACTTCGCGCACCAGTGCAGGTGGCTGCGCCATGTCGCGAGCCACGGCATCCGCGTGCTCGACATTGCCCTTGGCACCGCCGATGATGTCGAGCTGCCCGACTGCGTGTTCAACTGCACGACGCTTGAGGAGATTACCGTGTCGGCGTCAGCGGTTCGGCAGGTCGTCGCACCCAAGACTATCTGCCTCCCATGCTTGAAGAAACTGCACCTTCGCTTCATGCAGTTGTCTGACCCATCCGTGGCAGATAAACTCACCTCCGGGTGCCCGGCACTCGAAGAGCTGGATTTATCCCGGTGCTCGCTCGGTGTATTCAGGGTATCTTCAGACACCGTGAAGACATTGTCGGTCACCGCCTGCGATTACTTGGAGATCCATGTATCTGCTCCCAGCATTGCTTCCCTCAAGCTATCTGTTGCAGGAAGAGTTAAGCTGGACGCCATGCCTTCGCAACATCTTGAGCTACTTAGGTTTGGTTCGCTTCTCAAG GACATGATGGATAAACCAGCTACTGAAGGCCCAACCTTCAGCAAAATGAAGAGCTTGTATCTTGGAGAATGGTTGGTCGTTGATTTCTACCGTCCACTTGCTTATTTCTTTAACCACGCTCCTAACTTGGCCATGCTTAGTTTGGACCAATGGAAG TTGTATGAAGAAAACAATGGGGAGATATCTGGTCCAGCGTACTTTCGGTGGAAATCTACTGAGAAACTGAATCTGCCATCTGTTCTATCATCAGACCTTGAGATTCTCCGTCTCAGAATCTCGAAAGACGACGACGCTGGAGAATTCAGCACGCTCCGAAGGAtgctcaaggagaagacaaagcCTAAAGAGATGGAGGTCGTGTGGTTTTAG